One window of Bacteroidota bacterium genomic DNA carries:
- a CDS encoding sigma-70 family RNA polymerase sigma factor yields MRFFPWKRKYNLHDDELVARYRATGDKAFVGELYTRYAHLIFGLCLKYFRDKELARDAVLQLFEKMFVVLKKNKPENFKVWLTYVARNHCISELRKMKVNEERMEKYFHEEKEIGGDDLPGERSEKLLSREDQLLNLEAAVLQLGDEQRTCIELFYFKEKSYEEIASITGFTDKQVKSYLQNGKRNLKLILEKRT; encoded by the coding sequence ATGCGGTTCTTCCCGTGGAAACGAAAATACAATCTGCACGACGACGAGTTGGTCGCGCGTTACCGTGCTACCGGCGATAAAGCTTTCGTTGGGGAACTGTACACGCGTTATGCACATCTTATTTTCGGATTGTGCCTGAAATATTTCCGCGATAAGGAACTGGCTCGCGATGCGGTGCTGCAGCTCTTTGAAAAAATGTTTGTGGTACTGAAAAAAAATAAGCCGGAGAATTTCAAAGTGTGGCTCACTTACGTGGCAAGGAATCATTGCATTTCCGAATTGCGGAAGATGAAAGTGAATGAAGAGCGGATGGAGAAATATTTTCACGAGGAAAAAGAAATCGGCGGCGATGATCTTCCCGGTGAACGGAGTGAAAAACTTTTGTCGAGAGAAGATCAGCTCCTGAATCTCGAAGCGGCAGTCCTGCAACTCGGCGATGAACAGCGAACATGCATTGAACTTTTTTATTTCAAAGAGAAATCCTACGAAGAAATAGCGTCCATTACAGGATTCACCGACAAACAGGTGAAAAGTTATCTGCAGAACGGAAAAAGAAATTTAAAACTCATCCTCGAAAAAAGAACATGA
- a CDS encoding T9SS type A sorting domain-containing protein — MAKTYFFRFRKFIILILAVSLVIMGANIRNMKAEARTFHTPAELARLHDMLQSQPFDTNTYFATGGRCGGCHGHDPTQISLYTSWGEDVNIMDDWQGTMMANAAKDPLWRAKVSHEILVNPGIATEIQDKCTRCHAPTGRFESMYLGQPHYTMAMLATDTFGLDGVNCSACHQQQDTLMGNNFSGDLHYMQKHVYGPYDTIVSAVMEFFVGFTPSGSPHVKKSEFCASCHTLLTQTVDLSGNYTGGTFIEQATFHEWKNSVYRTDSLQCQHCHIPQINDPIKLATNYPFIPGRSPFGRHHLVGGNAFMLKLMQNNITQVGATCNPSNFDTTIARTTRQLRDSTLIMAVTQMNRTVDTVYYDVDLTNRCGHKFPSGYPSRIAWIQMVVTDPMGDTLYANGLQDVVGNLIGRDPGFEPHHDVCYTGNDVQIYEMVMGDVNNNPTTVLERADTCLKDNRICPKGFSASHPSYDSTKIIGIGNDPDFNYNGPTEGTGGDNVHYHIFLNGYSGQLNVTVKVYYSSVPRAWLNELFSYSSPEISSFNTMYNTADQTPMLVAQVDMNNTITNIDQHGNAVPQIEVYPNPTSDGKIHFTNWQTSGIQSVRVYDLQGKEVVSPIEGKEFTGELMLPRKGVYFVVLETRSGRVVKKVIY; from the coding sequence TTGGCAAAAACTTACTTTTTCCGATTCCGGAAATTTATCATTCTCATTCTCGCTGTGAGTCTAGTGATCATGGGTGCAAATATCCGCAACATGAAAGCGGAAGCACGCACTTTTCACACGCCGGCTGAACTTGCGCGATTGCATGATATGCTGCAATCGCAACCTTTTGATACCAATACTTATTTCGCAACCGGTGGGCGTTGCGGCGGATGTCATGGCCACGATCCCACACAAATTTCACTCTATACTTCGTGGGGAGAAGATGTAAATATCATGGATGACTGGCAGGGAACTATGATGGCGAATGCGGCAAAAGATCCGTTGTGGAGAGCGAAAGTGAGTCACGAAATTTTAGTGAATCCCGGAATAGCAACCGAAATACAAGACAAATGCACGCGCTGTCACGCGCCTACGGGAAGATTTGAAAGTATGTATCTCGGCCAGCCGCATTATACAATGGCGATGCTCGCGACCGATACATTCGGACTCGACGGAGTGAATTGCAGCGCGTGCCATCAACAGCAGGATACATTGATGGGAAATAATTTTTCCGGTGATCTTCATTACATGCAGAAACATGTTTATGGTCCGTACGATACTATTGTGAGTGCAGTGATGGAATTTTTTGTCGGGTTCACTCCTTCAGGAAGCCCGCATGTAAAAAAATCCGAGTTCTGTGCTTCCTGCCATACGCTGCTTACTCAAACCGTAGATCTTTCCGGAAATTATACAGGAGGAACTTTCATTGAGCAGGCAACTTTTCATGAATGGAAAAATTCTGTTTATCGGACAGATAGTTTGCAATGCCAGCATTGTCATATCCCCCAGATTAACGATCCGATAAAACTCGCAACGAATTATCCTTTCATTCCCGGACGATCTCCATTCGGGCGGCACCATCTCGTTGGCGGAAATGCTTTCATGCTGAAACTCATGCAGAATAATATAACGCAGGTAGGAGCTACTTGTAATCCCAGCAATTTCGATACGACCATCGCGCGCACAACGCGGCAACTGCGCGACAGCACACTCATCATGGCAGTAACGCAAATGAATCGTACAGTGGATACGGTTTATTATGATGTGGATCTCACTAATCGTTGCGGGCATAAATTTCCTTCCGGTTATCCATCGCGAATTGCATGGATACAAATGGTGGTTACCGATCCGATGGGCGATACACTTTATGCAAATGGTTTGCAGGATGTGGTTGGAAATTTAATTGGCCGCGATCCCGGATTCGAACCGCATCATGATGTTTGCTATACGGGCAATGATGTGCAGATCTATGAAATGGTAATGGGTGATGTGAATAATAATCCGACAACTGTATTGGAAAGAGCGGACACGTGTTTAAAAGACAACCGCATTTGTCCGAAAGGATTTTCCGCTTCACATCCTTCTTATGATTCTACAAAGATCATCGGTATCGGAAATGATCCTGATTTCAATTACAACGGGCCCACCGAAGGAACAGGCGGTGACAATGTTCACTATCATATTTTCCTCAATGGTTACAGCGGGCAATTGAATGTAACGGTGAAAGTTTATTATTCTTCTGTGCCGCGTGCATGGCTCAATGAACTTTTTTCTTATTCATCGCCGGAGATCAGTTCGTTCAACACCATGTACAATACCGCCGACCAGACGCCGATGCTTGTTGCACAAGTGGACATGAATAACACGATCACGAATATTGATCAGCATGGCAATGCAGTTCCGCAGATAGAAGTTTATCCGAATCCTACATCAGACGGAAAAATTCATTTCACCAACTGGCAGACTTCCGGAATTCAATCGGTGCGTGTGTATGATCTCCAGGGAAAAGAAGTGGTTTCTCCTATAGAAGGAAAAGAATTCACCGGTGAACTGATGCTGCCACGCAAGGGTGTTTATTTCGTGGTGCTGGAAACAAGAAGTGGAAGAGTGGTGAAAAAAGTAATTTACTAA
- a CDS encoding VCBS repeat-containing protein, giving the protein MKKIFTTSALCALALAMHSQTASFSDQTATVLPTPAFHSGDGVGVCDMNGDFKDDIVRASMNTTMYIEYQNAPNALFGETSFSNNIGDPWGMCVGDVNNDGFNDVFWGDYGNTIVLTRTGASTYSSNNWATTTGAPFIFVQGCNFFDINNDSKLDGFVCNDDASPNIYVNNGAGNWTWDNSLMPLATVPASDNSGNYASIWTDVNNDGFVDCMVTHCRQGVTNSTDPRRIDQVWINNGNGTFTQDVTNWTGLRDGAQGWSTAWGDIDNDGDMDAFVLNYDVNSKLMVNNGSGVFTNMMSGSGIANTTTIFGENATFQDFNNDGYLDLMISGSNHLVYMNNGNHTFTALANPFPYSTNQITAHGVGDLNNDGFLDVYASYCDIYQTANTSRNDKVWMNTTSNGNHWIKFNLVGGATTGMSNKNGVGAIVKIYGPWGIQVREVRSGEGYGIQNSLTLHFGLGANTSMDSAVVVWPSGIVDHVPSMASNTAYTINEGAYPLSTNYSIYKPLAIGVYPNPAINEDASIHLMNFGQYGLNNLSLNVYDMNGKLVYSEAELKNSIIYISRDMLNSGMYFVEVKQGDKRLATDKLIVE; this is encoded by the coding sequence ATGAAAAAAATCTTTACTACTTCCGCACTCTGCGCACTCGCACTCGCGATGCATTCGCAAACCGCATCTTTCTCCGATCAAACAGCAACAGTACTTCCGACTCCCGCTTTTCATAGCGGCGATGGCGTAGGCGTGTGCGACATGAACGGCGATTTTAAAGACGACATCGTTCGCGCAAGCATGAACACGACGATGTACATCGAATACCAGAATGCACCGAACGCGCTGTTCGGAGAAACATCTTTTTCCAATAACATCGGTGATCCCTGGGGAATGTGTGTAGGCGATGTGAACAACGATGGATTCAATGATGTCTTCTGGGGCGATTACGGAAATACCATTGTACTCACACGTACAGGCGCGAGCACGTACTCAAGCAACAACTGGGCAACCACCACCGGCGCTCCTTTTATTTTTGTGCAGGGATGTAATTTTTTCGACATCAATAATGATTCGAAACTCGATGGATTTGTTTGCAACGACGATGCATCACCAAATATTTATGTGAACAATGGCGCAGGAAACTGGACGTGGGACAATTCGCTCATGCCGCTTGCAACTGTTCCTGCTTCTGACAACAGCGGAAATTATGCTTCTATCTGGACCGATGTGAACAACGACGGATTTGTCGATTGCATGGTCACACATTGCCGCCAGGGCGTAACTAATTCTACAGATCCGCGCCGCATTGACCAGGTGTGGATCAATAACGGAAACGGAACTTTTACGCAGGATGTAACGAACTGGACAGGATTGCGCGATGGTGCGCAGGGATGGAGCACAGCGTGGGGCGATATTGATAATGATGGCGACATGGATGCATTCGTTCTGAATTACGATGTGAATTCAAAACTAATGGTGAATAATGGAAGCGGAGTTTTCACAAATATGATGAGTGGTTCCGGAATTGCAAACACCACGACCATCTTCGGTGAGAATGCAACTTTCCAGGATTTCAACAATGACGGTTATCTCGATCTGATGATCTCCGGAAGCAATCATCTTGTTTACATGAATAATGGTAATCACACGTTCACGGCTCTTGCAAATCCATTTCCATACAGCACGAACCAGATCACTGCACACGGTGTTGGCGACCTGAACAACGACGGATTCCTCGATGTGTATGCGAGCTATTGCGACATTTATCAAACAGCAAATACTTCGCGCAATGATAAAGTGTGGATGAACACCACGAGCAATGGAAACCACTGGATAAAATTCAATCTCGTTGGCGGAGCAACAACAGGCATGTCGAATAAAAACGGCGTTGGTGCAATCGTAAAAATTTATGGCCCGTGGGGAATACAAGTTCGCGAAGTGCGTTCGGGCGAAGGTTATGGAATTCAAAATTCGCTCACACTTCATTTTGGTTTGGGTGCGAATACTTCTATGGATAGCGCAGTAGTTGTTTGGCCTTCCGGAATTGTTGATCATGTTCCATCCATGGCTTCGAACACAGCCTACACGATCAACGAAGGCGCTTACCCGCTCTCGACAAATTATTCCATTTACAAACCACTCGCTATCGGCGTTTATCCGAATCCTGCGATCAATGAAGATGCTTCTATTCACCTGATGAATTTCGGCCAGTATGGATTGAATAATCTTTCGCTGAATGTGTATGACATGAATGGAAAATTAGTTTACTCAGAAGCGGAACTGAAAAATTCCATCATCTACATCAGCCGCGATATGCTGAACAGCGGAATGTATTTCGTGGAAGTGAAACAGGGAGATAAACGATTGGCAACAGACAAACTGATCGTCGAGTAA
- a CDS encoding COX15/CtaA family protein, which translates to MQKPDTDKLFLKLATTTLIFLYLVIIAGSVVRATGSGMGCPDWPKCFGYYIPPTDPSQVEFHAEVPYKKGMMIIADDTLWRARKDFASGKKFDSSNWEKFPDYNSTKFFVVQTWTEYINRLLGAFSGLFTFLLFIVSVFRWRKDKLSIFLLLIGIMVLAFIGWMGKVVVNSNLTPLMITFHMLSALVMIALVIAARARVCMHTRQLQKISLGKAEKILLVFVLLATLDQVIFGTQVRQQIDVINGNMSGLSRETWITQLNGIYTYHKIMAVVVAITNIILFIMLWKKKPGLQNKLLISSLLLIVLAEYGAGVVMHNFSIPAFVQPVHLVLAMLLFGIQFALFMRSWKNSKI; encoded by the coding sequence ATGCAAAAGCCGGATACCGACAAACTTTTTCTTAAGCTGGCCACTACCACCCTGATTTTTCTTTACCTCGTTATCATTGCCGGATCGGTAGTGCGCGCTACCGGAAGCGGAATGGGTTGCCCTGACTGGCCGAAATGTTTCGGATATTACATTCCACCTACAGATCCTTCTCAGGTTGAATTTCATGCGGAAGTCCCTTATAAAAAAGGAATGATGATCATTGCGGACGATACGTTGTGGAGGGCAAGAAAAGATTTTGCTTCCGGAAAAAAATTCGATAGTAGTAACTGGGAAAAATTTCCGGATTATAATTCCACGAAATTTTTTGTAGTGCAAACATGGACGGAATATATCAATCGTTTGCTCGGTGCATTCAGCGGACTCTTTACTTTTTTACTTTTCATCGTTTCTGTTTTCCGCTGGAGAAAAGATAAACTTTCGATTTTTTTATTGCTCATCGGAATAATGGTGCTCGCTTTCATCGGGTGGATGGGAAAAGTGGTGGTGAATTCAAATCTCACTCCGCTGATGATCACCTTTCACATGCTCAGCGCGCTCGTGATGATCGCGCTCGTCATTGCGGCGCGCGCGCGCGTGTGCATGCATACACGGCAATTGCAGAAAATTTCATTGGGGAAAGCAGAAAAGATCCTGCTCGTCTTCGTGCTGCTCGCGACACTCGACCAGGTGATCTTCGGAACGCAGGTGCGCCAGCAAATCGATGTGATCAATGGAAATATGAGCGGACTATCGAGAGAAACTTGGATCACGCAGTTGAACGGCATTTACACGTATCACAAAATAATGGCGGTGGTTGTGGCGATCACGAATATTATTCTTTTCATAATGCTGTGGAAGAAAAAACCGGGCCTGCAGAATAAATTACTGATCTCTTCCTTGTTACTCATCGTGCTTGCCGAATATGGTGCCGGCGTGGTCATGCATAATTTTTCCATTCCGGCATTTGTGCAACCGGTCCATCTTGTTTTAGCAATGTTACTTTTTGGAATTCAGTTTGCGCTCTTCATGCGCTCCTGGAAAAATTCGAAAATTTAA
- a CDS encoding VCBS repeat-containing protein, translating into MKQNLPKILFALGLLPVALSAQTITAFSDQTSTLLTYTTCHSGNAVGVCDMNNDFKDDIIRDSANKKMFLEFQNAPNAMFTNMRYVGSFGSPWGLCVGDYNNDGYNDVFQGSSTNAYLLTSNASTNFTYENVTLTYGGSSVFTQGCNFADINNDGSLDMFICHDTGMPKLYKGNGAFGGWIFDQTIMPLATSPASDNSGNYASIWTDVNNDGYIDCMITHCRQSVTNPLDARRIDQIFINNGNGTYTQDVTNWTNLRDGAQGWSTAWGDIDNDGDMDAFVLNYDVNSKLMINNGNGVFTDVMAASGIPTTTTYFGENATWSDFDNDGYLDLLITGDNHYLYRNNHNNTFTNISTPFPYSNNQIRGQGIGDLNGDGFLDVYATYANLYNSPSARNDKVWINTNSTNGNHWVKYNLIGGATPGMSNKNGIGAIVKIYGSWGEQVREVRSGEGYGLENSLSVYFGLGSATNIDSTTIIWPSGIVDHMLGLGADAGYTVNEGQSPLSTHSIAQNPLNIGVYPNPSADGNVSIHLNNFAQYGLNNLSLNVYDVNGKVVYSEAELKNSIINVNTSEFKTGMYFVQISKGDKRIAEEKMIVQ; encoded by the coding sequence ATGAAACAAAATCTACCCAAAATCCTTTTTGCGCTTGGCCTGCTCCCAGTTGCCCTCTCTGCGCAAACCATCACAGCGTTTTCCGATCAGACTTCAACGCTCCTTACTTACACCACTTGTCATAGCGGAAATGCCGTCGGTGTATGCGACATGAATAATGATTTCAAAGATGACATCATTCGTGACAGCGCCAACAAAAAAATGTTCCTCGAATTTCAGAATGCTCCGAATGCCATGTTCACCAACATGCGTTATGTAGGATCATTCGGTTCACCATGGGGACTCTGCGTTGGTGATTACAATAATGACGGATACAATGACGTGTTCCAGGGCAGCAGCACCAACGCGTATCTTCTCACGTCAAACGCATCGACCAATTTCACTTATGAAAATGTGACGCTCACTTATGGTGGCAGTTCTGTTTTCACTCAAGGTTGCAACTTCGCCGATATCAATAACGACGGAAGTCTTGATATGTTCATTTGCCACGATACCGGAATGCCTAAACTTTATAAAGGCAACGGGGCTTTCGGTGGATGGATTTTTGATCAAACTATTATGCCACTCGCAACTTCTCCAGCTTCCGACAACAGCGGAAATTATGCATCCATCTGGACCGACGTGAATAATGATGGTTACATTGATTGCATGATCACACATTGCCGGCAGAGCGTAACCAATCCTCTTGATGCGCGCCGCATTGACCAGATCTTCATCAACAACGGAAACGGAACTTACACACAAGACGTAACCAACTGGACCAATCTTCGCGATGGAGCACAGGGATGGAGCACAGCATGGGGTGATATTGACAATGACGGAGACATGGATGCATTCGTTCTGAATTACGATGTGAATTCAAAACTCATGATCAATAATGGAAACGGTGTTTTCACCGACGTGATGGCTGCTTCCGGAATTCCTACTACTACAACTTACTTCGGAGAAAATGCAACATGGTCTGATTTTGACAATGACGGCTACCTCGATCTTCTCATCACGGGCGACAATCATTATCTCTACAGGAATAATCACAACAATACGTTCACCAATATCTCAACTCCTTTCCCGTATTCCAACAACCAAATTCGCGGACAGGGGATCGGTGATCTGAATGGCGATGGTTTTCTTGATGTGTATGCTACTTATGCAAATCTTTACAACAGTCCATCTGCAAGAAATGATAAAGTCTGGATCAACACGAACAGCACCAATGGAAATCATTGGGTGAAATACAATCTCATAGGCGGTGCAACACCGGGAATGTCGAATAAAAACGGAATTGGTGCAATCGTGAAAATTTATGGATCATGGGGAGAACAAGTTCGCGAAGTTCGTTCCGGCGAAGGTTATGGATTGGAAAATTCACTCTCTGTTTATTTCGGACTCGGATCTGCAACCAACATCGACAGCACCACTATCATCTGGCCGTCGGGTATTGTGGATCACATGCTCGGACTCGGCGCTGATGCCGGCTACACAGTGAATGAAGGACAATCTCCATTGTCAACACATTCCATTGCGCAAAATCCATTGAACATCGGTGTTTATCCGAATCCTTCTGCCGACGGAAATGTTTCCATTCACCTGAATAATTTTGCGCAGTACGGATTGAACAATCTTTCTCTCAACGTTTATGACGTGAATGGAAAAGTGGTTTACTCCGAAGCAGAATTGAAAAATTCAATTATCAATGTGAATACTTCGGAATTTAAAACCGGAATGTATTTCGTGCAGATCAGCAAAGGCGACAAACGCATTGCTGAAGAAAAAATGATCGTTCAATAA
- a CDS encoding insulinase family protein, with product MKKILFSLSIIFSFSAVAQQQTKFIEKVESNGPGNLVIPYSKYELPNGLDLVIAEDHSDPIVYVDVTYHVGSAREQEGRSGFAHFFEHMMFQGSAHVADEEHFKLITEAGGEMNGSTNTDRTNYFETVPSNNLELAMWLEADRMGFLLDSVTQQKFEIQRATVKNERGQRYDNAPYGLVWEKIGEAMYPEGHPYSWETIGYIDDLNRVNVQDLKNFFMRWYGPNNATLTIAGDVNTAEVLKLAEKYFSPIPRGPEVTNMPKMPASLSSDRCISYEDNVRFPQLTMAFPGVPSNDPDEAPLDALCNIISEGKGSIFYKTFVETKIAQSANMYSATMELAGQIAMNVKTYPGHTPHEADSLIKIALAQFEKTGATDEDVKRYQLTVEGYMLDNMTSVQGKGSVLAQYNTFYGNPNLVQKDLDRYKSVTKEDVMRVYNKYIKGKAAVVLTVCPKGHPEMKARPDNYIPPAHKAGAEESAEYKNLHYNRAVDNFDRGVHPVAGPTPAVKAPAIWRDVFANGLKVIGTTSTEIPRTYMQINVSAGHRQEDTSKAGVAYMLVRMMDQSTENHSAADLEKQFELLGSDVSVSVTNEEITVNITCFTRNLDATLALVNEKIFHPKFAATEFDLVKKQQMESIANMSTSAGAMASFIYAREIYGANNIQGYPLIGTASTVSRLTIDDVKAYYQKMFSPNIGNCIVVSDLTPSAMGSKLKFLQDWKSTNAVLRTREELLPKNAAGQTKIFLFNKPEAAQSEIRVGRLAMPYDATGEYYKSTIMNYELGGNFNSHLNLKLREEKGWTYGAGSGFGGTNYVGTFTSYAGVKWDASDSSVVEFMKAIKDYADNGITNDELEYTKKSVSQSEALAYEDPYQKLYYLKNIIFYGLPDNYMEEQHKVLMALTKPEIDGLAKKWLDPDHMVITVIGDKDKILPGLENLGYEIVIVDANGNTTADIPAKKDVPNIAGNKKKKNGKKNLKLKGQ from the coding sequence ATGAAAAAGATCCTCTTTTCACTCTCCATTATTTTTTCTTTCTCCGCAGTTGCGCAACAGCAAACAAAATTCATTGAGAAAGTAGAATCGAATGGCCCGGGTAATCTCGTTATTCCTTATTCGAAATACGAATTGCCCAATGGGCTCGACCTCGTTATTGCAGAAGATCATTCCGATCCTATCGTGTACGTGGATGTAACGTATCACGTTGGTTCCGCACGCGAGCAGGAAGGACGTTCGGGCTTCGCACATTTTTTCGAACACATGATGTTCCAGGGATCAGCGCATGTTGCCGACGAAGAGCATTTCAAACTCATCACGGAAGCCGGTGGAGAAATGAATGGTTCTACCAATACCGACCGCACGAATTATTTTGAAACGGTGCCATCGAATAATCTTGAACTCGCTATGTGGCTCGAAGCAGACCGCATGGGATTTCTTCTTGATTCTGTTACTCAGCAGAAATTCGAAATTCAGCGCGCCACAGTGAAAAATGAAAGAGGACAGCGTTACGACAATGCTCCTTATGGATTGGTGTGGGAAAAGATCGGTGAAGCCATGTATCCCGAAGGGCATCCGTATTCCTGGGAAACGATCGGGTACATTGATGATCTCAATCGTGTGAATGTGCAGGACCTCAAGAATTTTTTCATGCGCTGGTACGGACCCAACAATGCTACCCTTACTATTGCCGGTGATGTGAATACGGCAGAAGTTTTAAAACTTGCAGAAAAATATTTCTCTCCCATTCCGCGCGGACCCGAAGTGACCAACATGCCAAAGATGCCTGCATCACTTTCTTCTGACCGCTGCATTTCTTATGAGGACAATGTGCGTTTTCCTCAATTGACAATGGCATTTCCGGGAGTTCCTTCGAATGATCCTGATGAAGCGCCGCTGGATGCACTGTGCAATATTATTTCGGAAGGAAAAGGATCCATCTTCTATAAAACTTTCGTGGAAACAAAAATTGCACAGAGCGCAAATATGTACAGCGCTACAATGGAACTCGCCGGGCAGATTGCGATGAATGTGAAAACATATCCCGGGCATACGCCGCATGAAGCAGACAGTCTCATAAAAATTGCATTGGCACAATTTGAAAAAACCGGCGCGACAGATGAAGATGTGAAACGTTACCAGCTTACTGTGGAAGGATACATGCTCGATAATATGACGAGTGTGCAGGGAAAAGGATCTGTACTTGCGCAATACAATACATTTTACGGAAATCCGAATCTTGTGCAGAAAGATCTTGATCGTTACAAAAGCGTAACGAAAGAAGATGTAATGCGCGTTTACAATAAATATATCAAAGGAAAAGCGGCGGTAGTGCTTACCGTTTGCCCGAAAGGACATCCTGAAATGAAAGCGCGCCCCGATAATTATATTCCTCCGGCGCACAAAGCAGGAGCGGAAGAAAGCGCCGAATACAAAAATCTTCATTACAACCGTGCCGTCGATAATTTCGATCGTGGTGTTCATCCTGTTGCAGGGCCAACTCCCGCAGTGAAAGCGCCGGCCATCTGGAGAGATGTTTTCGCAAATGGATTGAAAGTGATCGGAACAACTTCCACGGAAATTCCGCGCACGTACATGCAGATCAACGTGAGCGCGGGGCACCGGCAGGAGGACACGTCGAAGGCGGGCGTTGCGTACATGCTCGTGCGCATGATGGATCAATCAACGGAAAATCATTCGGCGGCGGATCTTGAAAAACAATTTGAATTGCTCGGAAGCGATGTGAGTGTTTCTGTTACCAATGAAGAGATCACAGTGAACATTACCTGCTTCACCAGAAATCTCGATGCGACACTAGCACTCGTGAATGAAAAAATATTTCATCCGAAATTCGCCGCGACCGAATTTGATCTCGTGAAAAAACAACAGATGGAATCCATTGCGAACATGTCCACCTCAGCAGGAGCAATGGCTTCTTTCATTTACGCGCGAGAAATTTATGGCGCTAATAATATTCAAGGTTACCCGCTCATCGGAACGGCTTCAACTGTTTCACGGCTAACGATCGATGATGTGAAAGCCTACTATCAAAAAATGTTTTCTCCGAATATCGGCAACTGCATCGTGGTGAGCGATCTTACTCCGAGTGCTATGGGAAGTAAACTGAAATTTCTTCAGGACTGGAAATCCACGAATGCTGTTTTGCGCACGCGCGAAGAATTGCTTCCGAAAAATGCGGCAGGGCAAACAAAGATTTTCCTCTTCAATAAACCGGAAGCAGCGCAATCGGAAATACGCGTGGGCCGCTTGGCAATGCCGTATGATGCAACCGGGGAATATTATAAATCGACGATCATGAATTATGAGCTTGGCGGAAATTTCAATTCGCATCTGAACCTGAAATTGCGCGAAGAAAAAGGATGGACGTACGGAGCAGGATCGGGTTTTGGCGGAACAAATTATGTGGGAACATTTACTTCTTATGCGGGGGTGAAATGGGATGCATCCGACAGTTCCGTTGTTGAATTCATGAAAGCGATAAAAGATTATGCTGATAATGGAATTACCAATGATGAACTCGAGTACACGAAAAAATCCGTTTCGCAGAGTGAAGCTTTGGCGTATGAAGATCCGTACCAGAAATTATATTATTTAAAAAATATTATTTTCTACGGACTGCCCGATAATTATATGGAAGAGCAGCACAAAGTGCTCATGGCGCTGACCAAACCGGAAATAGACGGGCTCGCAAAAAAATGGCTCGATCCCGATCACATGGTGATCACGGTGATCGGCGACAAGGATAAAATTCTTCCCGGGCTCGAAAATCTCGGTTACGAAATTGTGATCGTGGATGCGAATGGAAATACAACGGCCGATATTCCGGCGAAAAAAGATGTTCCGAATATTGCCGGAAATAAAAAGAAGAAGAACGGAAAGAAAAATCTGAAATTGAAGGGACAGTAA
- a CDS encoding T9SS type A sorting domain-containing protein gives MRKLFFLPVFFVSIKIFAQPCGLTLLVLSTYSAPCGYCNSSIWVGNSGAQGPVTYAWVTGQTTDSITALCPGNYICTVTDSANCTSTGTITITSTPPPTITITTTDVSCDSCCDGTATATASGGTPPYTYLWSDNQTTATATGLCAEKLICCVTDANGCSTCDSLEVFSITGIKNNSVGENLITVFPDPVQDEIFFSQRADIFLADGQGRIIYSAKATDHFYVNELSPGIYFIVLSSGTKVIARKKIIKY, from the coding sequence ATGAGAAAATTATTTTTCTTACCTGTTTTTTTTGTGTCAATAAAAATTTTCGCACAACCCTGCGGACTCACTTTACTCGTGCTTTCTACTTACTCGGCTCCTTGCGGCTATTGTAATTCTTCCATCTGGGTAGGAAATTCCGGCGCGCAGGGGCCCGTTACGTACGCGTGGGTAACCGGACAAACAACCGATTCCATCACCGCACTTTGCCCGGGAAATTATATCTGCACCGTTACTGATTCGGCGAATTGCACTTCCACCGGAACGATCACGATCACTTCAACTCCGCCACCAACAATTACGATCACCACTACAGATGTGAGTTGTGATTCCTGCTGCGATGGAACGGCAACAGCAACAGCAAGTGGAGGCACTCCGCCTTATACTTATCTCTGGTCCGATAATCAAACGACTGCTACGGCAACGGGACTGTGCGCAGAAAAACTTATTTGTTGTGTGACCGATGCGAATGGATGTTCTACGTGCGATTCGCTCGAAGTATTTTCAATTACAGGAATAAAAAATAATTCAGTCGGCGAAAATCTCATTACTGTTTTTCCGGATCCCGTGCAGGATGAAATATTTTTTTCACAACGTGCCGATATTTTTCTTGCAGATGGACAGGGAAGAATAATTTATTCCGCAAAAGCAACAGACCATTTTTATGTCAATGAACTTTCACCCGGAATTTATTTCATCGTACTTTCATCGGGAACAAAAGTGATCGCGAGAAAAAAGATAATAAAGTACTGA